The Sulfitobacter sp. S223 genome has a window encoding:
- the soxX gene encoding sulfur oxidation c-type cytochrome SoxX, whose product MRIFGITAITAGLMASGVYAEDVAPTAVSYTDGAVEQSLTGVAGDAANGRLIVGDKKQGNCVACHEVSDLADVPFQGNIGPMLDGAGERWSEAELRGIVANAKVMFEGSMMPSFYRTEGYIRPGNAYTGKAADDTFGPLLSAQQVEDVVAYLATLKE is encoded by the coding sequence ATGAGGATTTTTGGTATTACAGCCATCACGGCTGGGCTTATGGCTTCGGGCGTATACGCCGAAGATGTGGCGCCGACAGCAGTTAGCTATACTGACGGCGCAGTTGAACAATCATTGACCGGCGTTGCTGGTGATGCTGCCAACGGTCGTTTGATCGTCGGCGATAAAAAGCAGGGTAACTGCGTTGCCTGTCATGAAGTCAGCGACCTGGCGGATGTGCCATTTCAGGGCAACATCGGCCCTATGCTGGATGGCGCGGGGGAGCGTTGGTCCGAAGCGGAGCTGCGCGGGATCGTTGCGAATGCAAAGGTGATGTTCGAGGGCAGCATGATGCCGTCCTTCTATCGCACCGAAGGCTACATACGCCCGGGCAACGCCTACACAGGCAAAGCGGCGGATGACACTTTCGGCCCGCTGCTGTCCGCGCAACAAGTTGAAGACGTAGTGGCCTATTTGGCCACCCTCAAAGAATAA
- the soxY gene encoding thiosulfate oxidation carrier protein SoxY: MEMTRRDAIAMGAGALLIAGLPIRASAAAEEAIAAFTGGAEIGSGDISLTAPEIAENGNTVPVEVSSETAAEIMLLATGNPTPGVATFKFGKLAGSRSASTRIRLAGTQDVVAIAKLDDGSFVQASSTVKVTIGGCGG; encoded by the coding sequence ATGGAAATGACGAGACGTGACGCCATTGCGATGGGGGCAGGGGCCCTTTTGATCGCAGGCTTGCCGATCCGCGCATCGGCGGCGGCAGAAGAAGCAATCGCTGCCTTTACGGGTGGCGCAGAAATCGGGTCTGGTGACATCAGCCTGACAGCCCCCGAAATCGCCGAGAACGGTAACACTGTGCCGGTCGAAGTATCTTCGGAAACAGCTGCCGAGATCATGTTGCTGGCAACAGGCAACCCCACACCGGGTGTTGCAACGTTCAAGTTCGGCAAACTGGCCGGATCGCGTTCTGCATCAACACGCATCCGCCTCGCGGGCACGCAGGACGTCGTTGCAATCGCCAAGCTGGACGATGGATCGTTCGTGCAGGCGTCTAGCACTGTGAAAGTAACAATCGGCGGCTGCGGCGGCTAA
- the soxZ gene encoding thiosulfate oxidation carrier complex protein SoxZ: protein MASDVKPRVKVPKSATAGEAITIKTLISHKMESGQRKDKEGNAIPRSIINRFTCEFNGESVIDVKMEPAISTNPYFEFEALVPEAGEFKFTWYDDDGSVYEDAKTIAIG, encoded by the coding sequence ATGGCATCTGATGTAAAACCACGCGTCAAAGTACCAAAATCGGCAACCGCCGGCGAGGCCATCACAATCAAAACGCTGATCAGCCACAAGATGGAATCCGGTCAGCGCAAGGACAAGGAAGGCAATGCCATTCCGCGTTCGATCATCAATCGTTTCACCTGTGAATTCAACGGTGAGAGCGTGATTGACGTGAAGATGGAGCCTGCGATCTCCACCAACCCGTACTTCGAATTCGAAGCATTGGTCCCTGAGGCCGGTGAATTCAAATTCACATGGTACGACGACGACGGCTCGGTCTACGAAGACGCAAAAACAATCGCGATCGGCTGA